In Amyelois transitella isolate CPQ chromosome 5, ilAmyTran1.1, whole genome shotgun sequence, one DNA window encodes the following:
- the LOC132901791 gene encoding MICOS complex subunit MIC10-like — protein MGKKQEPVDEFGLKLDMCLTDGIIKSGGGILLGALSSVLFLGRRRWPVIAGMGMGLGIAYANCELSLKDFNDKKKPNAS, from the exons atggGAAAGAAACAAGAACCCGTAGATGAGTTTGGTCTTAAATTGGACATGTGTCTAACCGATGGAATTATCAAATCTG GTGGTGGTATATTGCTAGGTGCCTTATCATCAGTGTTGTTCCTAGGTAGACGGAGATGGCCTGTCATAGCTGGCATGGGAATGGGCCTCGGGATTGCATATGCCAATTGTGAGCTAAgcttaaaagattttaatgataaaaagaaGCCTAATGCAAGTTAA
- the LOC106142282 gene encoding COA8 family protein CG14806, mitochondrial yields the protein MLQQRLYLAQKHQTCLCHILRHMRFLSDSKSVQSVQPPNPKKISSDMVGPPDPVSNLRKVIFKQPQDETALEKRYREMRSEVQDWNQEFWTRHNSRFFQEREEYLKKNLPEGKQNLTADEMSVFYKSFLDKNWKTHIAYNKEWYKKNVKLLGLSLHVKLKRLFRIKDS from the exons ATGTTGCAGCAAAGATTATATCTTGCACAAAAGCATCAAACATGTTTATGTCATATATTAAGGCATATGCGGTTTCTCTCAGATTCCAAGTCGGTTCAAAGTGTACAGCCTCCAAACCCAAAGAAGATATCATCTGACATGGTTGGTCCACCAGACCCTGTGTCCAACTTAAGAAAGGTTATATTTAAGCAACCACAAGATGAAACAGCGTTAGAGAAACGGTATAGAGAAATGAGGAGTGAGGTACAGGATTGGAATCAAGAGTTTTGGACTCGACACAATTCCCGATTTTTTCAG GAAAGGGAGGaatacttaaaaaagaatcttccAGAGGGCAAGCAAAACCTGACTGCAGATGAAATGAGTGTGTTCTACAAATCTTTCCTTGACAAAAACTGGAAGACACATATTGCATACAACAAGGAATGGTACAAGAAAAATGTGAAGTTATTAGGCCTCTCTCTGCATGTGAAGCTGAAGAGATTGTTTAGAATTAAAGATAGCTAA
- the LOC106142274 gene encoding uncharacterized protein LOC106142274 — MYIAFKWLAGLAMVMWIAMCFIDMFVKSKDTKDAIPFKNSTLREKSNYEPRITKYKDINIYEETSTTMIHCYMFLAGALAVSLFNKKKEIVVYAKHKVAQIDLKKLITWSKRNVAEALITISFQILNYSCILYDYIKITHRKVKYFLGLLINKRNESQQKINMILLNKLKEVGEERKNLGQLLIAAIHENKNIRMQYQLESLAKSRLLRHIDDTHKQIKENRSRYVSFQHLYLVTHQENIFLKARVRKLQKEKDEAEKNLLSLINEIYRSKNKELKSYCSRFIVHTKANLLNSDVSAEISKFLGSQQFDATNAYEDTNKSNMECGVRISEILNEDDGLVPLVSDAPRLKGLPGEIVWTVKDKDGIIEKLYEYDYETDLDNGDIIRRIRKYSVYCDEECLLDSTKSTTIITEPNAEPRIQCSLTKANLDYPLGRAKFLTGSRAFQRFLQDNKNVVAHSPSMSLLGAPQLT, encoded by the exons atgtatattgcGTTCAAATGGCTCGCCGGCTTGGCCATGGTGATGTGGATAGCCATGTGTTTTATTGATATGTTCGTTAAAAGTAAAGATACTAAAG aTGCAATaccatttaaaaattcaactcTCAGAGAAAAATCAAATTACGAACCCCGCATAACGAAGTATaaggatataaatatttacgaagAAACCAGTACAACCATGATACACTGCTACATGTTTCTAGCAGGCGCTTTGGCTGTATCTCTAttcaataagaaaaaagaaattgttgtTTATGCCAAACATAAAGTTGCTCaaatcgatttaaaaaaactaattacatGGAGCAAACGTAACGTCGCAGAGGCATTGATCACAATTTCCtttcagatattaaattattcatgtattttatatgattacataaaaataacgcacagaaaagttaaatatttccTCGGTTTACTGATTAACAAAAGGAATGAAAGTCAACAAAAGATAAACATgattttacttaataaattaaaagaggTGGGTGAAGAAAGGAAGAACCTAGGTCAGCTGCTGATAGCTGCTATTCACgagaacaaaaatataaggaTGCAATATCAGCTAGAATCTTTAGCGAAAAGTCGATTGTTACGGCACATCGACGACACACATAAACAGATAAAAGAAAACCGCTCACGATACGTTAGTTTCCAACATCTATATCTTGTGACCCACCAAGAAAATATCTTCCTCAAAGCGCGAGTTAGAAAACTTCAAAAAGAGAAAGACGAAGCCGAGAAGAATTTGTTAAGTTTAATAAACGAAATATATAGatcgaaaaataaagaattaaaatcgTATTGCAGTCGGTTTATAGTTCATACGAAAGCTAATTTGTTAAATTCTGATGTGAGTGCagaaattagtaaatttttggGATCACAACAATTTGATGCTACAAACGCTTATGAAGATACAAACAAATCAAATATGGAATGTGGAGTCCGTATATCGGAGATTTTGAATGAAGATGATGGCTTGGTGCCGTTAGTGTCTGACGCTCCGAGGCTGAAAGGTCTTCCAGGGGAGATTGTTTGGACCGTCAAGGATAAGGACGGCATAATAGAGAAACTTTACGAGTATGACTATGAAACTGATTTGGACAATGGCGATATTATCAGGAGAATTAGGAAATATTCAGTGTATTGTGATGAGGAATGCCTCCTAGATAGTACGAA atccACAACAATTATAACAGAACCAAATGCTGAGCCCAGAATACAATGTTCACTTACGAAAGCTAATTTAGATTATCCTCTGGGCCGAGCCAAGTTCTTGACGGGCTCAAGAGCATTTCAGAGGTTCCTTCAGGATAACAAGAATGTCGTCGCCCATTCACCCTCGATGTCATTGCTGGGCGCACCGCAGTTAACTTGA
- the LOC106135444 gene encoding uncharacterized protein LOC106135444, whose amino-acid sequence MKPKCNRSNKTEKLKEKRKRYDPESLKKALQAIANGMSQKLAAKTYQVPRTTLIYKIKNPDHNVRPGPSTVLTEEEENHLENWIEVCSRKGFPKRKEDLISSVSHFVKKKNRASTFKNGEKWFKLFMRRHPNICFRTPEAVSSASAAISENDVRGWFSQIEEYLHKNNLFHILSDPTRVYNGDETNFLLCPKTGVVLAPKGTKNVYEVDNAPAKTSLTVMFTFSANGKVTPPMVIFPNKRLSANITSTIPPDWGIGLSDNGWMKSEIFHDYIQTVLYPSLVKTGVKFPVILFVDGHKSHLTYQVSELCDQLNIILIALYPNCTRLLQPADVAAFKPLKYGWQKTVLEWRRTHTSEALTKVSFVPLLEKTIKQWISPSTIINGFRATGLFPWNVNSIDFTKCLGKCTAQKEIQNYQRKDRPSMLSIEQFQKIVGDKKIAEIKQDPLGSENMYLKKIWDFFQGKQTILTKELHGEDMSTGIESDSTEIINMKVTVADDDQECLSEIIPVTENLTEHSLDIAHMRVIIANDDIQYQEILSDFKPIANEEVVENTAVCNDEGSMQKEVLKTDMNESFSQDIEGMTVSHQAEVYEISDKQKTCKDMKASLQPITIKNATQQDYDKIDILEDATNPNIHISSHIISQLTPIKLQDVLVLPRTPQRKGQKNTKRAPFVLTSAEWKAQQNEKLRLKEEKAEGIKKRKEEKEKRLLEKTKFTKKKATVRKSKINETKKDQDDIKKILFSDKFYKIVESLSTANLNSPEKQDIEKENEKEIKRRYTKIKEKTYTAEEIERFLTEFED is encoded by the coding sequence ATGAAACCAAAGTGCAACAGATCTAATAAGACTGAAaaacttaaagaaaaaagaaagagatATGACCCAGAATCACTAAAAAAAGCCTTGCAGGCAATAGCAAATGGTATGAGCCAAAAACTTGCGGCTAAGACTTATCAGGTTCCAAGGACTACtctaatttacaaaattaagaaTCCTGACCACAATGTACGCCCAGGTCCTTCTACTGTGTTGACAGAAGAAGAGGAAAATCATTTAGAAAACTGGATTGAAGTTTGCAGCAGAAAGGGGTTCCCTAAAAGAAAAGAGGACTTAATTAGTAGTGTATCTCATTTTGTGAAGAAAAAGAACCGAGCCAGCACGTTTAAAAATGGCGAAAAAtggtttaaattattcatgcGTCGCCatccaaatatttgttttcggACACCAGAAGCAGTATCCTCTGCCAGTGCGGCAATTTCAGAAAATGACGTGAGAGGCTGGTTTAGCCAAATTGAGGAGTACcttcacaaaaacaatttatttcacatCCTTTCCGATCCGACACGTGTTTATAACGGAGACGAAACAAATTTCCTACTTTGTCCCAAAACAGGGGTGGTGTTGGCTCCAAAAGGAACCAAAAATGTATATGAAGTAGACAACGCACCGGCTAAGACATCTCTGACAGTCATGTTCACGTTTAGTGCCAACGGAAAAGTCACGCCACCAATGGTCATTTTCCCGAATAAAAGACTTTCGGCAAATATAACATCGACTATACCTCCAGACTGGGGCATTGGTCTAAGTGATAACGGATGGATGAAGTCAGAAATTTTTCATGATTATATACAGACTGTACTTTATCCTAGCCTGGTGAAAACTGGAGTAAAATTCCCAGTGATCCTATTCGTAGATGGGCACAAATCACATCTTACGTATCAGGTGAGTGAGTTATGTGACCAATTAAACATTATACTCATTGCCCTTTACCCAAACTGTACAAGGCTATTGCAACCTGCAGATGTTGCAGCTTTTAAGCCCCTTAAGTATGGCTGGCAAAAAACAGTCCTGGAATGGCGTCGTACCCATACTTCTGAGGCGTTGACTAAAGTCTCCTTTGTGCCACTCCTGGAAAAAACCATTAAACAATGGATTTCGCCTTCAACAATCATAAACGGCTTTAGAGCCACTGGATTGTTTCCATGGAACGTTAATTCCatagattttacaaaatgtctTGGAAAATGTACCGCCCAAAAAGAAATACAGAATTATCAACGTAAAGACAGACCATCCATGCTATCCATTGAACAATTCCAAAAAATTGTAGgcgataaaaaaattgcagaaATTAAGCAGGACCCACTCGGATCAGAAAATATgtaccttaaaaaaatttgggaCTTTTTTCAAGGAAAGCAAACTATCTTGACGAAAGAGTTACATGGCGAAGATATGTCGACGGGAATTGAATCGGACTCTACGGAAATCATAAATATGAAAGTAACTGTTGCTGATGATGATCAGGAATGCCTTTCTGAGATTATACCTGTAACTGAAAATCTAACAGAGCACTCTTTGGATATCGCTCATATGAGAGTTATCATTGCCAATGACGACATTCAATATCAAGAAATACTTTCTGATTTTAAACCTATAGCAAATGAGGAAGTGGTAGAAAACACTGCTGTGTGTAATGACGAAGGCAGTATGCAAAAAGAGGTACTAAAAACAGACATGAATGAGAGTTTTTCACAGGATATTGAAGGCATGACTGTCTCTCATCAAGCAGAAGTATATGAGATATCTGACAAACAAAAGACATGCAAAGATATGAAGGCTAGTCTACAGCCTATTACGATAAAAAATGCTACTCAACAAGACTATGACAAAATAGATATTCTTGAAGATGCAACAAACCCTAATATCCATATTTCTTCACATATTATCTCACAACTCACGCCCATTAAACTTCAAGATGTTCTTGTATTACCTAGAACTCCGCAAAGAAAAGGTCagaaaaacacaaaaaggGCTCCATTTGTTTTAACGTCAGCTGAATGGAAGGCGCAACAAAACGAAAAGTTAAggcttaaagaagaaaaagcaGAAGgtattaaaaagagaaaagaggAAAAAGAGAAGAGGCTGCTAGAAAAGAcaaaatttacaaagaaaaaagcCACAGTTAGGAAGTCTAAAATAAACGAAACTAAGAAAGATCAAGATgacataaaaaagattttgttttctgataaattttataaaattgttgaaaGCCTCTCTACTGCTAACCTAAACTCACCGGAAAAACaagatatagaaaaagaaaatgaaaaagaaataaaaagacgTTACACAAAAATTAAGGAAAAGACATATACCGCGGAAGAAATAGAACGTTTTTTAACTGAATTTGAAGACTGA